In Malus sylvestris chromosome 15, drMalSylv7.2, whole genome shotgun sequence, a single genomic region encodes these proteins:
- the LOC126603255 gene encoding separase isoform X3, with product MEETAIISKLEAANTAGLHPLVAAYLQPFTELQNPKKTKKSTKSQDHQTLLRSLAKKFLPFLNRTLSLLPKRLADPSKLDDKFALELFDIYRLCLDCLAAVSSVLSASPHSFHYPRVRMVSCLVACGRYKDAESEGFRVLESLKAIECGSKKSVKSCRRFVPDVEKGGGDKDFGSLVGEIVVTLVKCAAMSQSKDSEVFERVLCLAEEVMPWFRVLDASTCEKLHRNLVAYLSRCTQFLVGELSVFNGDLVQKFCILTMTEYAKSPMKDTMVKFARTICSSLFLFQEDTFTLTRILFCLLDSLVHECKAEVENSGKEFVELIAYCAKKCQTTNTNLCGIIGSHLNKLAGDFHQAGTPFQLILRVYATGLHFVDRSMKSKVGHFQSFEGAIRVLLDDGDTGNRLSGLLGSLRSYFQIGCNDDSLLSNSQLSSDSGDSLNQMQKDRKNYLLCYFNALKFLCQPLTEFVNSGRKQIITNNEAASVSTEVCHIQGAFHQFCDVFLSLKMYRCTYEVDRDGFDGNSTLDVALAAFTLSIITKLNIQKSVQILENVITSAWIQPHGLKHLYVSLYNTGVHLYRNKELKEASQALNLCCKASWTRVIHLCEMFVHKQRASEVDLSEDAILDFYNECCTRSAFLLDVLNELQSYDAKRTLLESLENWSIAANLFGRLPGPLAVVKQWVKMECKRYKDVNVEDDAPTLYSLLLSYKKVPKKINEIVLEQELLAYEGMTAVNPKFCQKMQMKIIDFLLKDVYVTPNSWLQKSRILLKKGRALRLSGSKGLKDCIQCLSDAICLLLLYQSEIYDETCTHEISPCHQLAVAYCLRALSTQEAEPNSKRVLEDISAAINLWLGISTPANCSPADKCSMLSENTMLLLYNVIDLLSAKGCMDFHNDIHKLMIRLFKWRNVPLEKCVARFWECRRISHALCASPVNETFIMNLSDHCGELSKYAFWIDSLKDSTPLLLVFQHSFSFLFPNFSRGPWNHQNLFRSDITIDEVKEAAFELISQAPVSTWSAYIAGYLYYDLSERLVSNGRLIEALSYAKEAHNLRAKLFGGKFMFSSERQPKKYNEGGICQELTYSIHDMHMQRSVASEVWLFDTSSCDLESYYLSPWNALQCYLESTLQVGVILEIIGKGAEAEGFLQFGKAFSCSQSLPLFTIVFSTVLGKLYHKQQLWDLAEKELQSAKQYFGACSTDLSCMKCRLLLEATVNQNLGDLYQSIFENTRSTSSDKLSHAENLYKSAIAILNLSEWKNSVSCPEEECVEWTMPGKASLKDVGYCASSIYTVSEEKQHDNRKTTKEGLKSKMDAKKCKKTKNAPKLVVKNQVSVPEHNLRVTRSRYQSSQNQSISGNGIVQLGPSKLLQGKSECDSPDTFSKREFLLDLKSCEVAFGCNVTCICNQMRCWQCLPVEVMKSGLVKDLVHLKWEFVRRRLLLRLLTGLGKCLDSRGQTHETHEIIVQTVSVLVSRNPFCPITSTVPLTSLLDLMGKEIPGDVFCVERAEVLLNISWSSLKSYCSKETRSMCSDLPHIQLPKLVSWLMLAFVLCRDVPVLFQKVSRLLAAIFVLSTSSDLFSLSSSSKTLRENHWASYFHQASLGTHLSCQFFTNISGICNVQHLVNTEGSHVPGSTCLGSEKKNLLRLAPESIQELEGFVTLFFAGLPCTTIICISLLGSPYASFLQELLSFHTCVHAWILVSRLNLKSQPIVMLLPVDSVLEGDSSDDTSSGSVSVSDGKVGKRWCCPWGSTVVDRVAPEFRMILEESYLSSSIEEEEDTKENRALWWMWRNKLDRRLCKLLKNLEDLWFGPWKYLLLGESSNCKQLDLVHKKLARDLKSKCKMDIDESLLKVILGGSKYAFEGGGAYVSQLCFKKGCYIGKAGCSEENKWLASTNESNGYQKLSELAFQLIQGAVNELEGLDTVNREPIILVLDFEVQMLPWENIPILRNQEAYRMPSIGSIFATLEKNYHQDKVASSTKKPGGLSHALCQKASFPLIDPLDAFYLLNPGGDLGITQIEFEEWFRDQNLEGKAGCAPPAEELAEALKSHDLFIYIGHGSGVNYIPMHQIQSLENCAATLLMGCSSGCLTLNGCYVPHGPALSYLLAGSPVIIGNLWEVTDKDINRFAKAMLDGWLKERSSSSEGCAQCKVAEEFEALSITGCPGIAKKKVSRKKLPEACESDPMTISCDHRPKIGSFASQAREACSLPFLIGASPVCYGVPTGIRRKDL from the exons ATGGAGGAGACCGCCATCATTTCAAAACTTGAAGCCGCCAACACCGCCGGCCTTCATCCCCTCGTCGCCGCCTATCTTCAGCCGTTCACCGAACTCCAGAAccccaaaaaaaccaaaaaatcaaccaaatccCAAGACCACCAAACCCTCCTCCGCTCGCTCGCCAAGAAATTCCTCCCCTTCCTCAACCGCACGCTATCCCTTCTCCCCAAACGCCTCGCCGACCCCTCAAAGTTAGATGACAAATTTGCCCTCGAACTCTTCGATATTTACCGGCTCTGCCTCGACTGCCTGGCCGCCGTGTCCTCTGTGTTGTCCGCTTCGCCGCACTCGTTTCACTACCCGAGGGTGAGGATGGTGAGTTGCCTTGTGGCATGTGGGCGGTACAAGGATGCGGAAAgtgaggggtttagggttttggagagcCTTAAGGCGATTGAATGTGGGTCGAAGAAATCGGTGAAATCGTGTCGGAGATTTGTGCCGGATGTGGAGAAGGGGGGCGGAGATAAAGATTTTGGGTCTTTGGTGGGTGAAATTGTGGTGACGCTTGTGAAATGTGCGGCCATGAGTCAGAGTAAGGACAGTGAGGTGTTTGAGCGGGTGCTTTGTTTGGCTGAGGAGGTCATGCCGTGGTTCCG GGTATTAGATGCAAGCACATGTGAGAAGTTGCACAGGAATCTGGTTGCCTATCTGAGTAGGTGTACTCAATTTTTAGTTGGGGAGCTATCGGTGTTCAATGGGGATCTTGTGCAAAAGTTCTGCATTTTAACCATGACTGAGTATGCTAAGTCGCCAATGAAAGACACAATGGTCAAG TTTGCCCGTACGATATGTTCatctttattcttgtttcaAGAGGATACATTCACACTCACTCGCATCTTATTTTGCTTGTTGGACTCCCTTGTCCACGAATGTAAG GCTGAAGTGGAAAATTCAGGAAAAGAGTTTGTTGAACTTATTGCTTATTGTGCCAAAAAATGTCAAACTACAAACACAAACCTTTGCGGTATTATTGGATCTCATTTAAATAAGTTAGCAGGTGATTTCCATCAG GCTGGAACACCTTTTCAGTTAATTCTGAGGGTTTATGCCACTGGATTGCACTTTGTTGATCGTAGTATGAAGTCAAAAGTTGGTCATTTTCAATCCTTTGAAGGTGCAATTAGAGTTTTGCTTGATGATGGGGACACAGGGAATCGCTTGTCCGGTTTGCTTGGTTCATTGAGAAGTTATTTCCAAATTGGCTGCAATGACGACTCTTTGTTATCCAATTCGCAATTGAGTTCGGACAGTGGGGACTCATTGAATCAAATGCAGAAGGATAGAAAGAACTATCTTCTGTGTTATTTTAATGCATTGAAATTCTTATGCCAGCCGCTTACAGAGTTTGTAAATTCAGGAAGGAAACAGATTATTACTAATAATGAAGCTGCTTCTGTTTCTACTGAAGTGTGCCATATCCAGGGTGCATTCCATCAGTTTTGTGACGTTTTTCTTTCTCTTAAAAT GTACAGATGTACATATGAGGTGGATAGAGATGGATTTGATGGAAACAGCACCCTTGATGTTGCTCTGGCTGCTTTTACCCTCTCCATCATAACAAAGCTGAACATTCAG AAGAGTGTACAAATACTTGAAAATGTCATCACCAGTGCTTGGATTCAACCTCATGGTCTAAAGCATCTATATGTCTCTCTGTACAATACCGGGGTACATTTGTACAGGAACAAGGAGCTAAAAGAG GCATCACAGGCATTGAACTTATGTTGTAAGGCATCATGGACTCGTGTTATACATCTTTGTGAGATGTTTGTACACAAACAAAGGGCGTCCGAGGTTGATCTGTCAGAAGATGCCATTTTAGATTTCTATAATGAGTGCTGTACGAGAAGTGCTTTTCTTTTGGACGTTCTTAATGAATTGCAGAGTTATGATGCGAAAAGAACTTTATTAGAGAGCCTTGAAAATTGGTCCATTGCTGCAAACTTGTTTGGGAGGCTGCCAGGTCCTCTGGCTGTGGTGAAGCAGTGGGTTAAG ATGGAATGTAAACGTTACAAGGATGTGAATGTTGAAGATGATGCTCCAACCTTATACAGTTTGTTATTGTCTTATAAGAAAGTCCCAAAGAAGATAAACGAAATCGTTTTGGAACAG GAACTTCTTGCTTATGAGGGAATGACTGCTGTGAACCCTAAGTTTTGTCAGAAAATGCAAATGAAAATTATAGATTTCCTGCTGAAAGATGTGTATGTCACACCAAATAGTTGGTTACAAAAATCAAGAATTTTGTTGAAAAAGGGAAGGGCATTAAGGCTTTCTGGAAGCAAAGGTCTGAAGGACTGTATTCAGTGTTTATCAGATGCAATATGTTTACTT CTACTGTATCAGAGTGAGATTTATGATGAAACCTGTACCCATGAAATTTCTCCTTGCCATCAATTAGCTGTGGCATATTGCTTACGTGCACTTTCTACCCAGGAAGCTGAACCCAACTCAAAG CGAGTGCTTGAAGATATCAGTGCTGCCATTAATCTATGGTTGGGCATTTCTACTCCTGCTAATTGCTCTCCGGCTGACAAGTGCTCCATGTTGTCTGAAAATACTATGTTGCTACTTTACAATGTCATTGATTTGTTATCCGCCAAG GGTTGCATGGACTTTCACAATGATATACATAAGCTTATGATTAGATTATTTAAATGGAGGAATGTCCCATTAGAGAAGTGCGTGGCCAGATTTTGGGAATGTAGGAGGATTAGCCATGCCCTTTGTGCCTCACCTGTAAATGAGACATTCATTATGAACTTATCAGATCATTGTGGTGAACTTTCAAAGTATGCTTTTTGGATAGATTCTCTAAAAGATTCCACACCATTACTATTAGTGTTCCAACATAGTTTCTCATTTCTGTTTCCAAACTTTTCTCGGGGCCCATGGAATCATCAAAATTTGTTTCGATCAGATATCACAATTGATGAAGTTAAGGAAGCTGCTTTTGAACTTATATCACAG GCTCCTGTATCGACTTGGTCTGCTTACATAGCTGGATATCTCTACTATGATTTATCGGAAAGACTTGTTTCAAATGGACGGTTAATTGAG GCTCTCTCATATGCAAAAGAAGCTCACAACTTACGTGCTAAACTATTTGGAGGGAAATTTATGTTCTCTTCTGAGCGACAGCCCAAAAAGTACAATGAAGGGGGTATCTGTCAGGAGTTAACATATAGCATTCATGATATGCATATGCAAAGATCAGTTGCTAGTGAAGTTTGGCTTTTTGATACTAGTTCATGTGACCTGGAAAGCTATTATCTGAGTCCATGGAATGCACTTCAATGTTATCTTGAGAGCACTCTTCAg GTAGGGGTTATCCTCGAAATAATTGGTAAAGGAGCTGAGGCCGAAGGTTTTTTACAATTTGGAAAAGCTTTTTCCTGCTCACAGAGCTTGCCACTATTTACAATTGTTTTTTCTACTGTCTTGG GAAAGCTTTACCACAAGCAGCAACTTTGGGATTTGGCGGAAAAGGAACTGCAAAGTGCCAAGCAATATTTTGGGGCTTGCAGCACAGATCTCTCTTGCATGAAATGCAGATTGTTGCTGGAAGCAACTGTTAATCAGAATCTTGGCGATTTATATCAAAGCATTTTTGAAAATACAAGAAGTACATCGTCAGATAAGTTGTCGCATGCTGAAAACCTGTACAAATCAGCCATTGCCATACTAAATCTTTCTGAGTGGAAAAATTCTGTTAGTTGTCCAGAAGAAGAGTGTGTCGAATGGACAATGCCTGGAAAAGCTAGTCTTAAAGACGTTGGATATTGTGCTAGCAGTATATATACTGTTTCTGAAGAAAAACAGCATGATAATAGAAAAACCACTAAGGAGGGCCTGAAAAGCAAGATGGATgctaaaaaatgtaaaaagacCAAAAATGCACCAAAACTGGTCGTGAAGAATCAGGTTTCAGTACCTGAGCACAATTTGAGGGTAACTCGGTCTAGATATCAATCTTCTCAGAACCAAAGCATAAGTGGAAATGGCATCGTCCAACTTGGTCCTTCAAAACTTCTGCAAGGAAAAAGTGAGTGCGATAGCCCTGATACTTTTAGCAAGAGGGAATTTCTATTGGATTTAAAAAGCTGTGAGGTTGCTTTTGGGTGCAATGTAACTTGCATTTGCAACCAAATGAGGTGTTGGCAGTGTCTTCCTGTGGAAGTTATGAAATCTGGGTTAGTGAAAGACTTAGTACATTTAAAATGGGAGTTTGTCCGCCGGCGTTTATTGCTCAGGCTTCTCACAGGATTAG GAAAATGCTTGGACAGTCGTGGTCAAACTCATGAGACACATGAAATTATAGTGCAAACTGTATCAGTCTTGGTCAGCCGAAACCCATTTTGTCCTATTACCTCAACTGTTCCATTGACTTCCTTGCTTGATTTAATGGGAAAGGAGATCCCCGGGGATGTGTTCTGTGTTGAACGGGCAGAAGTACTGTTGAACATAAGTTGGTCGTCTTTGAAGAGTTACTGTTCTAAGGAAACCAG GAGTATGTGCTCTGATCTGCCTCATATTCAGCTACCAAAACTAGTGTCTTGGTTGATGCTAGCTTTTGTTCTCTGCCGCGACGTTCCTGTACTTTTCCAGAAG GTTTCCAGATTGCTTGCCGCTATATTTGTGCTTTCTACCTCAAGTgatcttttttctttgtcatCTTCTTCTAAAACTCTCCGCGAAAACCATTGGGCTTCTTATTTCCATCAAGCTTCACTTGGCACTCATCTTAGTTGCCAATTTTTCACAAATATATCTGGGATATGTAATGTTCAGCACCTTGTAAACACTGAG GGTTCACATGTTCCTGGCTCAACTTGTTTGGGATCAGAAAAAAAGAATTTACTCAG GCTTGCACCTGAGTCTATTCAAGAACTTGAAGGATTTGTAACACTGTTTTTTGCCGGCCTTCCTTGCACAACAATTATCTGTATAAGTTTGCTCGGAAGCCCTTATGCTAGTTTCCTACAGGAGCTGTTGTCCTTTCATACTTGTGTTCATGCATGGATTCTTGTATCACGCTTGAACTTGAAGAGTCAACCTATTGTTATGCTTCTACCTGTGGATTCAGTATTAGAAG GAGATTCCTCCGATGATACAAGTTCTGGTTCTGTTAGTGTTTCTGACGGAAAGGTTGGAAAGCGTTGGTGCTGCCCATGGGGTTCCACTGTGGTTGATAGGGTAGCTCCAGAATTTAGAATGATATTGGAGGAGAGTTATTTGTCATCTtcaatcgaagaagaagaagatacaaAAGAGAATAGGGCGTTATGGTGGATGTGGAGAAATAAGCTTGATCGTCGCCTCTGTAAATTGTTGAA GAACTTAGAAGATTTATGGTTTGGTCCTTGGAAATATTTGCTTCTGGGAGAATCGTCAAACTGCAAGCAGCTGGACTTGGTACATAAGAAGCTGGCGCGGGATTTGAAATCTAAGTGCAAAATGGACATAGATGAGAGTCTTCTGAAAGTCATTCTTGGGGGTTCCAAATATGCCTTTGAAGGTGGAGGCGCATATGTTTCACAGCTTTGTTTCAAGAAAGGTTGCTATATTGGTAAAGCTGGATGTTCCGAGGAAAATAAGTGGTTGGCGTCAACTAATGAATCTAATGGTTATCAGAAACTATCTGAGTTGGCTTTCCAACTAATACAGGGAGCAGTGAATGAGCTTGAAGGGCTAGATACTGTAAATAGAGAGCCCATCATTCTAGTGCTGGACTTCGAGGTGCAG ATGCTTCCTTGGGAGAATATACCAATACTAAGAAACCAGGAGGCTTATCGCATGCCTTCTATTGGGAGCATCTTTGCAACGCTGGAGAAGAATTACCATCAAGATAAAGTTGCAAGTAGTACTAAGAAACCAGGGGGCTTATCGCATGCCTTATGTCAGAAGGCTTCATTCCCTTTGATTGATCCATTGGATGCATTTTATCTCCTGAACCCAGGTGGTGATCTAGGTATCACACAAATTGAATTTGAGGAGTGGTTCAGAGATCAAAATTTGGAG GGGAAGGCTGGATGTGCACCCCCAGCTGAAGAATTGGCAGAAGCCTTGAAAAGCCATGACCTCTTTATATATATCGGCCATGGAAGTG GGGTGAACTATATTCCCATGCATCAGATTCAGAGTCTGGAAAATTGTGCTGCTACTCTTTTGATGGGATGTAGTAGTGGTTGTCTGACACTGAATGGTTGTTATGTTCCACACGGTCCCGCACTATCTTATCTGCTGGCTGGTTCTCCTGTCATTATTGGAAATTTATGGGAAGTGACGGACAAGGACATCAACCGATTTGCAAAGGCCATGCTTGATGGTTGGCTAAAAGAAAGATCGAGTTCCTCTGAGGGTTGCGCCCAATGCAAAGTAGCAGAAGAATTTGAGGCATTGAGCATTACGGGCTGTCCAGGTATTGCCAAGAAGAAAGTCTCGAGGAAGAAATTGCCTGAAGCTTGTGAAAGTGATCCAATGACGATTTCTTGTGATCATAGGCCGAAGATTGGATCATTCGCAAGTCAAGCTCGTGAAGCTTGCAGTCTTCCTTTCTTGATTGGAGCATCACCAGTATGTTATGGTGTTCCTACGGGCATAAGGAGAAAAGATTTGTAG